Genomic DNA from Candidatus Hinthialibacter antarcticus:
CGTTCTATTCGAATCGTTACGGGAATTACTTATTATAGACGAAATCAAACGCCGCGCATGGCGTTAGGCTAACTTGGCGTTTTCCACCATGATTGGTTTCAAGCGGCCGAATACGTCTTCCGGTGATCCAACGCCGTCAAATGAAAACAGGTTGCCGTGTTTTTTGTAGTAATCTTCTAGCGGGAAGGTTTTTTCTTTCCACACGCGCATACGTTCACGGATCACGTCTTCGTTGTCGTCGGGGCGTTTTTCGGCGCCTTGTCCGCGCTTGAGCAAGCGTTCGATGAGCAATGATTCGGGAACTTCCAGGTTTAACATGCCGACGAAATACAAACCAAGGTCTGAAAGTAGATCGTCCATCATTTCCGCCTGGCCAACCGTACGGGGGAACCCGTCTAACAAGACGCCCTTGGGTTTGCCCGCTTCACGAAGAACATCTTGCAACTCATCGTGAACCATCGTTTTAATCATTTCATCAGGAACCAGTTCGCCGCGTTGCATCAAATCTTGGGCGGCGGCGGCGTTCTCGTCGCCGCGGGCCAGCGCATGACGAAAAATGTCGCCCGAACTCACATGCAAAAACCCCAAATCGGATTTGATGAATTCAGCCTGAGTGCCTTTACCGCACCCCGGAGGTCCAAGGATGGAAAATGTCGGAATAGATTGGGATGTATCTGTCATGGGTGTTCGTCCTTTCGTGGAATGTCACGATGATTGATTACGATTTTCTTTGATCGAGTCAGAAAATCGCTATTATGCATTATTCTATTATAAGCCTACACATTGTAAGAATTTGGGCCAATTTTCAAAGGGATTCGTTCATCATTTTTTGAATTGAAATTAAAGGCTTCGTAGGCGCAGTCGAAAACGATACAGTATTTGCCGGGAGATTTTTTGTATGGACCAGCATTCGCAGTCTGAGTTTTCTTATACCGGGTCAGTCGAAGGCCGCGCCATGTTGCTGTCTTTATTTATGGCGGTGATAATTATTTTTATCAAAGGCGCGGCTTACTTCCAATCAGGATCGCTCGCCATTTTTTCGGATTTCATCGAATCCGCCATCCAACTCCCCGTTATCGTATTCGCCGCTTATTCACTCTCATTAAAACACCGCCCGCCGGATGAAAACCACTTGTACGGCCATGGAAAAATTCAATTTATATCGGCCGCGCTTGAAGGCGGACTCGTCATTGCGGCGGCGATGTTAATCTGGTATGAAACAGGAGTAGCCATCGCGCACGGCTATGAATTAGACGACATGAAGCTCGCAGCCGTGTTTTCTATCATCGCGGCAGGCTTGAATGGCTTTGTCGGGTGGTATTTGATCCGTACCGGCAAGCGGGTGAATTCCTTCATTCTGATTGCTGACGGCAAGCATATTCTCTCCGATTTCGTTACCACCGCCGCCACGCTCACTGGCGCCGTCTGCGCCTGGCTGACGGGATGGATCGTCCTAGACACGTTGGCCGCGATTCTTGCAGGCGCGTATATCCTGACCGTCGGGCTAAAGCTTGTACGTCAATCGGTCGGCGGCCTGCTTGATGAGGCTGATTCAGATGTTGACCGCATCGTACGCAAAGTTCTTAAAGTCGAGTCGGAAGAACACAGTTGGGATTACCACGCGCTGCGGCACCGCTCAGAAGGCGACAAACATTGGGTAGAGTTGCATCTCGTCTTCAAGCCGGATGTCTCGCTTGATGAGGCGCACGACGAAGCCAGCCATTTAGAAGATGAACTTCGCCAAGCACTCGACCAACCCGTTACGGTAACAACGCACCTCGAGCCAGAAGGCAAAGAAGCCGATAAAGACCCGCACGCCGAAATCAAGGAGACGCCGTCATGACAACGGAAAATAAGCGATTTATGGTTCGATATGAAGAAGAAGTCGAAACCGAAAAAAGCACCTGCGGCTGGCGAAAGCGACTGGTTTCACGAGAAGATAAAACGCCAGCGTACCTACACACCGTTCATATTAATGGCTCAAAGGCGCATTACCACAATCGGGCGACTGAATTCTATTATGTGTTAAATGGCGAAGGCTCCATCACATTGGATGGGGCCTCGTTTCCATTAAAAAAAGGGATGTTGATTCAAATTGATCCGGGTTGCGTCCATTCATCCGAAGGCGACCATGAAGTGCTGGTAATCGGCATTCCTGACATCGCTGAGGATGATATCTTCTTTACGGACGACGCCTCTTAAAATCCCCAAGGATTGTCGCGGAAATACTGGTCGTAGTATTTTTCGCCCTGGCTGTTGCTCGAATCGCGGAACTTCCAGACATGCCACATGTCGCCATTGCTGGCGACCCCGTTAGACGCATTATACGCAATCGACAATAGGTCAGGGTGCCAGTCGCCGCTGTCAAAATCCGGTCCCGCTGCGGCTAAGAGTCCAAACACGCCATTGGGAGAATTGGCGCATCCCCAATCTTCATACGAATAAAAAACGCCATTGCCGAATGGATCAATAGGTATTGATCCCATATAATTGACTGGCGTTGTCAATGGCAGATATATTTGTCCATTGAAGTGGTTATCGCCTTTCAATACAGACAG
This window encodes:
- a CDS encoding cupin domain-containing protein, with the protein product MTTENKRFMVRYEEEVETEKSTCGWRKRLVSREDKTPAYLHTVHINGSKAHYHNRATEFYYVLNGEGSITLDGASFPLKKGMLIQIDPGCVHSSEGDHEVLVIGIPDIAEDDIFFTDDAS
- a CDS encoding adenylate kinase, whose translation is MTDTSQSIPTFSILGPPGCGKGTQAEFIKSDLGFLHVSSGDIFRHALARGDENAAAAQDLMQRGELVPDEMIKTMVHDELQDVLREAGKPKGVLLDGFPRTVGQAEMMDDLLSDLGLYFVGMLNLEVPESLLIERLLKRGQGAEKRPDDNEDVIRERMRVWKEKTFPLEDYYKKHGNLFSFDGVGSPEDVFGRLKPIMVENAKLA
- a CDS encoding cation diffusion facilitator family transporter, coding for MDQHSQSEFSYTGSVEGRAMLLSLFMAVIIIFIKGAAYFQSGSLAIFSDFIESAIQLPVIVFAAYSLSLKHRPPDENHLYGHGKIQFISAALEGGLVIAAAMLIWYETGVAIAHGYELDDMKLAAVFSIIAAGLNGFVGWYLIRTGKRVNSFILIADGKHILSDFVTTAATLTGAVCAWLTGWIVLDTLAAILAGAYILTVGLKLVRQSVGGLLDEADSDVDRIVRKVLKVESEEHSWDYHALRHRSEGDKHWVELHLVFKPDVSLDEAHDEASHLEDELRQALDQPVTVTTHLEPEGKEADKDPHAEIKETPS
- a CDS encoding prepilin-type N-terminal cleavage/methylation domain-containing protein, which codes for MKTRGFTLIELLIVVAIIGILAAIAVPNFLNAQVRAKIARSQSDIRSLRDVVRMRNLDTNLWLVDGNDCGGEDECCFEGSFFGKKPIDAGLSVLKGDNHFNGQIYLPLTTPVNYMGSIPIDPFGNGVFYSYEDWGCANSPNGVFGLLAAAGPDFDSGDWHPDLLSIAYNASNGVASNGDMWHVWKFRDSSNSQGEKYYDQYFRDNPWGF